TATAAATATTATAACGGAATGAAACTTGTTATTTTTAACGCTTTTTCTCTACTTTTTCACAATTTCTACAACGAAAAAATAAAAATTCTCTCCCATATATATTATTTACGCACAAAATTGCATTTTTTAACCAATTTTCGCCGAAAAAAATAAGAGGCTTAAAGCCTCTACTTTAATTTTTGGTGTATATGATATGTAACATGATATATATCATCATTTATACAGTCATAATCTCTAAAACCCTCATTATGCTTTGCTTTGAGTTTTTTGGACAAACTCAATAAAATAAAAATTGCTATGAAAAATCCTAATCAAGTCGTGTGGCAAGATATTGTTGGAGAAAATGCAGTTTATTAATGTCGTCTATGAGGGAATTAATATAAGTGATCCTCTCCCGAATCGGCGATTCATCATTTTTTATCATTGTTTCAAATCTTTCCGACACTTCTTTTCCGCAGACAGTTTTGTATGTTTGCTTTAAAGCCATAAGCCTCCTTTCGAGAATTTTGTTTTCATTAATTTCCAGCGTAAGCATTTCCCCCATACCCCCTATGATTTTTATTTAAAAAATTATTCATAAATCAAAATGATTCAAAGGGCTATGCTGCATATAGTCCTTTTTTATGTCTTCATCTAGCAAATCCATATAAGCATCCATCGTAACTTTGACGTCCGAATGTCCCAGAAGTTTAGAAAGCATAGGGAAATTCCCGCCGTTGAGTATGTAATATCTAGCAAATTGGTTTCTAAGCATGTGTGGTGAAATGTCTATTCCTACAAGTTTCCCTGCGTCTCTTAATTGTTTTTCGTATGAGTGGACAGTGAGGGGTGTCCCCCTTTTGGTGGGAAAAATTAGATCTGATGAAACATACCTTTCCTTATATTTGAGCCAATTCTTCATTTCCTGAAGCATCTTTGGACTTAAATATACTTTTCTTTCTTGCTTGTTTTTTGTGTTTCGCAAGGTAACTACTCTAAATTTGAGATCAATATCATTGTGAGTAAGAGACAGGGTTTCTTGTATCCTTGCTCCTGTATCAAGCAAAAACTTGAATATAACGTAATTCCGATAGCCAGTAAACGTTGACTTAACAAAGCAGTTGGCTATTCTCTTTAGATCCTGTTCGGATAAGGGTTTTTTAACTTTTCTTTGTGGTTTAATCTGCTCGATTTTCGCCACTGGATTTTTAGGTATTTCACCTTCTCCGTAGAGCCAATTAAAGAATACTTTGAGATTCCGCAAGTAGTTTGCTTTTGTAGTTGTAGATAGAGGTTGTCCAAAATCTTGACGATTCTCGGGGTTATTTATTTCTTTTTTTGTCTCATCTATAATTACCGTATATTTCCCTCTTTTTCCAAGATAGTCCAAATACTGCCTAATATGTCCAGTATTTACTTTAGATACTTCTTCAATGCCATATTTCTCTTTTAGGAATTGAGCAAAAAGTCTTAAACTTTGCTCATAACTTCCGATTGTTCGTTTTGAGAGATTCTTAGCATTACAATATAACAGAAAATTTTCGATTTGAAATTCGATGTCGGTCAATAAAACAAACACCTCCCGTTAGTTTAGTTCTAGCCAACTAACAAGAGGTGTTTGTTGGGTTTACTTTGGGAAGTTTGTTGGTTTTTCTAGTGCCATTTTCAAAAATTCGTTGGTTTTTCAATGCCTTCAAACCCTTACGATATTGCCTTTTGCTCCATTCTAAGCTTGTCTGAAATCATCGCGATAAATTCGGAGTTTGTGGGTTTTCCTTTGTCC
The DNA window shown above is from Thermosediminibacter oceani DSM 16646 and carries:
- a CDS encoding tyrosine-type recombinase/integrase — protein: MTDIEFQIENFLLYCNAKNLSKRTIGSYEQSLRLFAQFLKEKYGIEEVSKVNTGHIRQYLDYLGKRGKYTVIIDETKKEINNPENRQDFGQPLSTTTKANYLRNLKVFFNWLYGEGEIPKNPVAKIEQIKPQRKVKKPLSEQDLKRIANCFVKSTFTGYRNYVIFKFLLDTGARIQETLSLTHNDIDLKFRVVTLRNTKNKQERKVYLSPKMLQEMKNWLKYKERYVSSDLIFPTKRGTPLTVHSYEKQLRDAGKLVGIDISPHMLRNQFARYYILNGGNFPMLSKLLGHSDVKVTMDAYMDLLDEDIKKDYMQHSPLNHFDL